Genomic DNA from uncultured Jannaschia sp.:
GCTGACCTTGTGCTTGGCCATCTCGGGATCGGCGAAGTTGATGCTCGTGACCTTGGTGATCGCGAAATAGCGCTCGTTGTCGTCAGGCGCCTGGATGATGCCGTCGACCGTGTCGCCGGTGCGCAGCGAGTGGCCGCGGATGACGTCCGTGCTGACATAGATATCATCGGGGCCCGGCAGGTAGTTGGCCTCGGGGTTGCGCAGGAAGCCGAAGCCGTCCTGCAGCACTTCGAGCACGCCCTCGCCCGAAATCTCCCAGCCTTCGTCCGCCCGCTCGCGCAGGATCGAGAACATCATCTCGCCCTTGCGCATGGTCGACGCGTTCTCGATCTCGAGTTCCTCGGCCATCTCAACGAGATCCTTGGCGGCCATCGCCTTCAGGTCGCGCAGGTTCAGCTGGCCGGTCGGGCCGTCGGTTTCGTCATGGGTCTCGTCGGTCTGGTGGTCGTCGCGCATCGGGCGGCCTCGCATGTGGCGACGCAGGCCGGTCGGGGCCTGCGGATCGGTCTGGAAACTGGAAAGCGGCGCTTGGGCCAGGACGGCCCGCCGTTGCCACGTCAGCTAAGGCGCGCGCGCGCCCAAGTCAACGCGTTCAGAACGGCTTGACGATCACCGCCACGACGAGAACCACGAGAAGCACCGTCGGAACCTCGTTCATCAGCCGGTAATGACGGCCGGTGGCGCCGCCCCCGTCGAGGAGGATCTTGCGCTGTCCGGCGCACCACATATGGAACCACGTCATCGTCAGGACGCAGACCGCCTTCACCCAGGGCCAGACCTGCCCCCAGTCGATTCCGCCCATCGCGATCATCCAGAGGCCGAACACCCAGCTTGCGATCATGGCGGGGTTCATGATGCCCCGGAGCAGTCGACGCTCCATGATCTCGAGGACCGGCATCATCGCGGGTACATCGGCCCGGCGTTCGACGTGATAGACGAACAGCCGCGGCAGGTAGAAGATCCCGGCCATCCACGCGATCACCGAGATCACGTGTCCTGCCTTCACCCAGAGATACAGGTCCATGTCGCGCCCCCGTCCGAACCTGTCCCCTCTTAAAGAAAGAAAGAAGAAAGAGAAGTTGTTGTGGTTGGGCACCGTGGATAACGGGGATTAAACGATGATCCACATCGGGAGCGTTTCTGCGTCGCGGCACGGCCCGATGGCCTCCGTCCTGTGGAGGACTCGGGGGCTTGACGCACGGGCCTTGGAGGATTCGCTGTGGAACGTCTTGGGGAGTGCGGTTGAAGCACGAGGTACAGGTCAGACCGCTCCACAGCTGGCGATCCAACGGGTGCCATCTGGAAAAGTTCCCTGGGTTCGGCGATAACCCGCCCGGTTGTCCCCCGCGCGCCACGACACCGGGTTCCCCACCGGTCCATCGACAGGGTTCTCCCGCGGGTTTCTCACAGATCGGTCCCCATGCTCATCCTCGCCTCGACCTCCACGATCCGGCAGACCCTCCTGCGGAATGCCGGCGTCCCGTTCGAGGCCGTGCCCGCTCGCGTCGACGAGGAGATGGTGCGCGACGCGCTCCGGGCCGAGGAGGCGCCGCCCCGCGACGTCGCGGACACCCTGGCCGAGATGAAGGCGCTGCGAGTCCGGCGGCCGGGCTTGATCCTCGGCTGCGATCAGGTGCTGGCCTTCGAGGGCGAGGTGATCGGCAAGCCGGAGACACCCGAGGCGGCCATCGCCCAGCTGACCGCGATGGGCGGCAAGCGCCACAAGCTGCACAGCGCGGCGGTGATCGTCGAGGATGGCAAGCCGATCTGGCGACATGTCGCGGAGGTCACCATGACCATGCGAACGCCGACCCTGGATTACCTCGCCGCCTATGTTGCGCGAAACTGGGACGATATCCGCCATTGTGCGGGCGGCTACATGCTCGAGGGCGAGGGCGCACGGCTCTTCCACCGGGTCGACGGCGATTACTTTTCGGTACTCGGCCTGCCGCTCCTGCCGCTTCTGGGATATCTCGTGACGCGGGGGGAGATTGCCGCATGACCATCCTGGCCGGCGTGATCGGCGACCCGATCGCCCAGAGCCGATCGCCCCGGCTGCACGGACATTGGCTCGCGCGATACGGGATCGACGGGCAGTACGTGCCGCTGCATGTGCGCCCGGACGATCTGGCCGAGACGCTGCACCTCCTGCCGAGGTTGGGCTTTGCCGGGGTCAACGTCACTATTCCGCACAAGGAGGCCGTCTTCGCGTTGGCCGATGAACGGACCGCACGGGCCGAGGCCGCGGGCGCCGCGAACACGCTGGTCTTCCGGGGCGGGCGGATCATGGCGGACAATACCGACGGGCTGGGCTTCGTCGCATCCGTCCAGCAGGGCGCGCCGAACTGGCAGATGGATCGACCCGCGCTCCTGCTCGGCGCGGGCGGGGCCGCGCGCGGGATCGTCGCCGGGCTGCTGGCGGCGGGTCTTCCCGAAGTGGTCGTCGCGAACCGGACGGCGGACAAGGCCGCGGCGCTGGCGGACCTCTTCCCCGGCAGGGTCCGCGCCGTGCCGTGGGATCGCGCACCGGACGCGCTCGGCGGGATCGGTCTCCTGGCCAACACCACCAGTCTCGGGATGACCGGCCAGCCGCCCCTCGAATTCGCGCTCGATCATCTGCCGCCCGAAGCCGTCGTGACCGACATCGTCTACGCGCCCCTCCGGACCCCGCTTCTGGACCGGGCTGCGGCGCGCGGCCACGCGACGGTCGACGGGCTGGGAATGCTCCTCCACCAGGCGGCTCCGGGGTTCGAGGCGTGGTTCGGCCAAATGCCCGAGGTCGATGACGCGCTTCGGGCGGCGGTCCTCGCATGACGATTCTTGGCCTGACCGGCTCGATCGGGATGGGCAAATCGACCACCGCCGCGATGTTCGCCGAGGCGGGCATTCCGGTCTGGGACGCCGATGCGACGGTCCACACGCTCTATGCCGAAGGGGGCGCCGCCGTGCCCGCCATCGGCGCGGCCTTTCCCGGCACGATCGCCGCAGGCGCCGTGGACCGCGATGCCCTGCGTGCCATCGTGACGGCCGATAGCGGGGCGCTCGATCGGTTGAATGCCATCGTCCATCCGCTCGTGGCCGAGGACCGTGCGGCGTTTCTGGACGGGCGGACGGGCCTCGTGGTGCTCGACGTGCCGCTTCTCTTCGAGACGGGGCTCGACGCGACCTGCGACCGGATTGCTGTCGTCTCGGTCGATGCCGCGATCCAGCGCGCGCGGGTGCTGGAGCGCGGCGGCATGGACGCGGCCCAGCTTGATGCGATCCTCGCGCGCCAGGTGCCCGATGCCGAGAAACGCGCGCGTGCGGACTACGTCATCGACACTTCCACCCTCGTGTCGGCGCAGGATATGGTGGCGACGATCATCGCGGAGCTGACATGAGAGAGATCGTCCTCGACACCGAAACCACCGGGTTCGAGCCGGAATCCGGCGACCGCATCGTCGAGATCGGCTGTGTCGAACTGGTCAACCACGTCGCCACCGGCGAAGTCTATCACCAGTACATCAACCCCGAACGCAGCATGCCGCAAGGCGCGTTCGAGGTGCATGGCCTCGGCGACGATTTCCTCAAGGATCATCCCGTGTTCGCGCAGGTCGGGCAGGCCTTCCTGGATTTCATCGGCGACGCGAAGCTGGTGATCCACAATGCCGCCTTCGACATGAAATTCCTCAACGCCGAGCTGGACGGGATGGGGCTGGCGCGTCTGCCCATGGATCGGACGGTCGATACGCTGGCCATCGCGCGATCGAAATTCCCGGGCTCGCCCGCGTCGCTCGACGCGCTCTGCCGCCGCTTCGGGATCGACAACGGCTCGCGGACCAAGCACGGCGCGCTTCTCGACAGCGAGCTTCTGGCCGAGGTCTATCTCGAGCTGATCGGTGGGCGGCAGCCGACCATGTCGCTGACCGCCGAGGCCGGGCGCGACGATGCGCGCTCCGGTCCCTGGACGCCGATGCCGCGACCGACCCCGCTGGCGCCACGACTGACCGAGGCCGAGGCGGCGCGCCACGCGGCCTTCATCGATGCGCTGGGCGACGACGCGCTCTGGCGGCGCTAGCTCACCCGATCAGCTCGTCGGACTTGTCGTCGGTCTCGCCGAAGCGCTTGAGCGTGGCGGGCCGCGTGCCCTCGTAGACCCGATCGAGATTTTTCGAGATGCGCTCGTTCTCGCGCTCGAAAAGGCACCGTCCCTCCATGTCCGAGGCGACGATGAACGGGCCCATCTTGTTGCACCGGATCACCCACATCGCCTGCGCGAGGCCCAGTTCCTCGTTCCAATGCACGGCCTCGACGTTCTCGACCCCGCGTCCCAGAAGCGCCCCGGTCCCGTAGCCCACGGTCGACAGGTACACCGCGCCGTTGGGCACGAAGTAGTCCTTGTAATCCTTAGACGACATGCCGCCCTTGCCGATCACGAGCTTGGCGCCCGATTTCGCCAGCCATTCGGGCAGCCACTTGGCAAAGCGGAACGAGGCGGTCGCGGTCACGGCACCCATCTCGAACGTTCCGTCGGGATTGATCCGGGCGGCGGGGGAGCAGTGGAAATTCGCCGCGCTTTCGGACGGCAACTCCATCGGGATGTTGGCCTTGTCCTCGAGCGCGCGCTTATAGACGCCCTCGCGCGCCGTATACATCAGCCCGTCGAGATAGACGATGTCGCCGAGGCGCAGCTCGGCCAACGCCTCGGGTGTCGGCGTCGTGGACAGACGGATCTCGCGCGGGCTCATGCGGCGTACTCCTCAAGGATGCGGTCGGTGTCCCGGCCGAGGGTCGGCGCGGGGTCGAGGCGGTCGGGCGTCCAATCCGCGCGGATGGGCAGGGTGGGCACGCGAACGGTTTCGTCCAGTTCGGGAACGGGCAGGTCGGCCCAGCCGGAGCTGGAGGCCATCTGCGGGTGTTCGAGACATTCCGCCAGCGTCAGGACCGGACCGGCGGGCACGTCCGCCCCCGCAAGGATCGCGTCCCAGTCCGCGGCCGCGCGGGTGGCGAAGATCGCCGGCAGTTTCGCGGGGTCGTCGGTGCCCAGGGCGGCCTGCATCCGCGCGACCTGCGCCGGGGTGTTCGCGGTCACGACGAGCTGTCCTTCGGCACAGTCGAACCGCCCCGACCACGGCGAATCGGAAAAGGCGCGGTTGCCGTCCAGCCCGCGCAGCGCACCGGTCGTCTGGTGGTTCACGGCGTAGGCCCCCATCAACCCGGTGATCGCGTCGAGCATCGAGACGTGGAGGCGCTGGGCCTCCGCGCGCTTCGCCCGACGCAGAAGTGCAGCGAGTATGGCGGAGACGAGCGCTTGTCCCGCGACGTAATCGACGATCGGAAGGCCGACGCGCAACGGACCGGAGCCCGCGTCGCCCGTCATCGCCATCAGGCCGCTGACCCCTTGCAGGATGTGGTCATAGGCGGGCCGGTCGGCGAGCGGCCCGTCCTCGCCGAAGCCCGAAAGCCCCGCATGGACGATGCCGGGGTTCACGGCACGCACGGCCTCGAAGCCGAGGCCGAGGCGGTCGATCACGCCGGGCCGAAAGTTCTGGACCAGAACGTCGGCCCGCGCGGCGATACGGAGCGCGGCGGCGCGGCCCTCCTCGGATTTCAGGTCGAGCGTGACGGATTCCTTGCCCGCGTTCTGGCTGAGGAAGCTCGCGCCCAGCCCGGACGCCCGCATCGCGTCGGTGCCGCCATGCCGCCGCACGAAATCGTCGCCATCGGGCCGCTCCACGCGGATGACGCGCGCCCCCATCATCCGCAGCTGCCCGGTCGCGAAGGGCCCGGCGAGGACATGGCTGAAGTCGAGGATCGTGACACCGTCCAGCGGCGCCGTCATTCCGCCGCCTCCAGCGCGGGCATTTGCCATTCGACGGTCTCGCGCCGCTGGTAGTCGGTGAACCAGTCGGGATCCGTGCGATGCTCGACGCGACCATCGGCATGGATGCGCGCGACGGCGCGGCGCGACGACAGGCAGAAGGCGTGGACCGACATTTGCATCCCGCCGGTGTGGCAATACCCGACCTCGATATGGGCATCGATCACCATGGACTTCCCGACGAATCCCATCGCGCCCATTCCGATCGAATTGCCCAGCTCCTTCAGCTCCAGCTCCAGCTCGGCGATCTTCGGGTCACTGTTGCGGTCGCCCACGGTGCGAAGGCACGCGGCGCGCTTGCCCAGCACCATGCAGGTGTCCTTGCAGCCGCCCAGCCCGATCCCGATGATCGCGGGCTGACAGGCGAGGCCGCGCTTGCCGAACGCCACGAGACTGTCGAGGTAGAACCGCTTGATCCCCTGAATGCCGTCCGACGGGAACAGCATCCGGTAATCCGTTCCGAAAAGCCCGCCCTTGTGCACGGTGATGAGGTCGATCCAGCCACCCTCGCCGGGGCGATGCGGCTCGTAGCCGTACTCGATCTCGGGGGCGCCGATGCCGACGTTGTTGTCGTGGTCCGTGCGCCAGAGCGGGTGCACCCGGTTCGGCCGCAGCGGCACGCCATTGGTCGCATTCGCGGTGGCCCGCCGCAACGCCGCCTCCAGCGCGATCGGCCCGCCCTCGACCGTCGTGTCGTTGGCCATCTTCACGTACCAGCGCGGCGTGCC
This window encodes:
- a CDS encoding CaiB/BaiF CoA-transferase family protein, with protein sequence MTAPLDGVTILDFSHVLAGPFATGQLRMMGARVIRVERPDGDDFVRRHGGTDAMRASGLGASFLSQNAGKESVTLDLKSEEGRAAALRIAARADVLVQNFRPGVIDRLGLGFEAVRAVNPGIVHAGLSGFGEDGPLADRPAYDHILQGVSGLMAMTGDAGSGPLRVGLPIVDYVAGQALVSAILAALLRRAKRAEAQRLHVSMLDAITGLMGAYAVNHQTTGALRGLDGNRAFSDSPWSGRFDCAEGQLVVTANTPAQVARMQAALGTDDPAKLPAIFATRAAADWDAILAGADVPAGPVLTLAECLEHPQMASSSGWADLPVPELDETVRVPTLPIRADWTPDRLDPAPTLGRDTDRILEEYAA
- the dnaQ gene encoding DNA polymerase III subunit epsilon; translation: MREIVLDTETTGFEPESGDRIVEIGCVELVNHVATGEVYHQYINPERSMPQGAFEVHGLGDDFLKDHPVFAQVGQAFLDFIGDAKLVIHNAAFDMKFLNAELDGMGLARLPMDRTVDTLAIARSKFPGSPASLDALCRRFGIDNGSRTKHGALLDSELLAEVYLELIGGRQPTMSLTAEAGRDDARSGPWTPMPRPTPLAPRLTEAEAARHAAFIDALGDDALWRR
- the coaE gene encoding dephospho-CoA kinase (Dephospho-CoA kinase (CoaE) performs the final step in coenzyme A biosynthesis.), producing MTILGLTGSIGMGKSTTAAMFAEAGIPVWDADATVHTLYAEGGAAVPAIGAAFPGTIAAGAVDRDALRAIVTADSGALDRLNAIVHPLVAEDRAAFLDGRTGLVVLDVPLLFETGLDATCDRIAVVSVDAAIQRARVLERGGMDAAQLDAILARQVPDAEKRARADYVIDTSTLVSAQDMVATIIAELT
- a CDS encoding CopD family protein, producing the protein MDLYLWVKAGHVISVIAWMAGIFYLPRLFVYHVERRADVPAMMPVLEIMERRLLRGIMNPAMIASWVFGLWMIAMGGIDWGQVWPWVKAVCVLTMTWFHMWCAGQRKILLDGGGATGRHYRLMNEVPTVLLVVLVVAVIVKPF
- a CDS encoding fumarate hydratase C-terminal domain-containing protein, whose protein sequence is MSPREIRLSTTPTPEALAELRLGDIVYLDGLMYTAREGVYKRALEDKANIPMELPSESAANFHCSPAARINPDGTFEMGAVTATASFRFAKWLPEWLAKSGAKLVIGKGGMSSKDYKDYFVPNGAVYLSTVGYGTGALLGRGVENVEAVHWNEELGLAQAMWVIRCNKMGPFIVASDMEGRCLFERENERISKNLDRVYEGTRPATLKRFGETDDKSDELIG
- a CDS encoding shikimate dehydrogenase; this translates as MTILAGVIGDPIAQSRSPRLHGHWLARYGIDGQYVPLHVRPDDLAETLHLLPRLGFAGVNVTIPHKEAVFALADERTARAEAAGAANTLVFRGGRIMADNTDGLGFVASVQQGAPNWQMDRPALLLGAGGAARGIVAGLLAAGLPEVVVANRTADKAAALADLFPGRVRAVPWDRAPDALGGIGLLANTTSLGMTGQPPLEFALDHLPPEAVVTDIVYAPLRTPLLDRAAARGHATVDGLGMLLHQAAPGFEAWFGQMPEVDDALRAAVLA
- a CDS encoding nucleoside triphosphate pyrophosphatase; translation: MLILASTSTIRQTLLRNAGVPFEAVPARVDEEMVRDALRAEEAPPRDVADTLAEMKALRVRRPGLILGCDQVLAFEGEVIGKPETPEAAIAQLTAMGGKRHKLHSAAVIVEDGKPIWRHVAEVTMTMRTPTLDYLAAYVARNWDDIRHCAGGYMLEGEGARLFHRVDGDYFSVLGLPLLPLLGYLVTRGEIAA
- a CDS encoding fumarate hydratase; translated protein: MIPIDLIQRTAETLMDKAAIEIPDDYLTGLQAAAADEEGDLSSFVLKAMLENYEAAKEDRRAMCGDTGTPRWYVKMANDTTVEGGPIALEAALRRATANATNGVPLRPNRVHPLWRTDHDNNVGIGAPEIEYGYEPHRPGEGGWIDLITVHKGGLFGTDYRMLFPSDGIQGIKRFYLDSLVAFGKRGLACQPAIIGIGLGGCKDTCMVLGKRAACLRTVGDRNSDPKIAELELELKELGNSIGMGAMGFVGKSMVIDAHIEVGYCHTGGMQMSVHAFCLSSRRAVARIHADGRVEHRTDPDWFTDYQRRETVEWQMPALEAAE